In one window of Azoarcus olearius DNA:
- a CDS encoding adenylate/guanylate cyclase domain-containing protein, with amino-acid sequence MDQSVRTVVFADLTGSTGLFESAGNVAATHVVTRCTQALGSHLGRSGGRVVKFLGDGVLALFDDAIGAVESCSRAQDILHDLNVGQNRVTPLGVKIGLAAGAIVEHDGDCYGDAVNVASRLADRAQTNEILVAESVFVSLPPALQMACSSLDRIIIKGKTEPLRVWRIDWTRTAESTLTVPIAMLEAQSRGVRRLDLDRLDQHLELSPTDGPLVLGRGEGARFVINDPRVSRRHARIEWASGQCLLTDFSSNGTWVRFAGSPAPVMLKRDSCMLHGQGEIGLGATPDDFTAPTLTFQVIDEA; translated from the coding sequence GTGGACCAGTCGGTCAGGACCGTCGTCTTTGCCGATCTCACAGGCAGCACCGGTTTGTTCGAATCGGCCGGCAATGTCGCGGCTACGCATGTCGTCACGCGCTGCACGCAGGCGCTGGGTTCCCACCTCGGCCGTTCGGGCGGAAGGGTCGTCAAGTTCCTCGGCGACGGTGTGCTCGCCTTGTTCGACGACGCGATCGGCGCGGTGGAATCCTGTTCGCGCGCGCAGGACATCCTGCATGACCTCAACGTCGGCCAGAACCGGGTGACACCGCTCGGCGTCAAGATCGGGCTGGCAGCGGGGGCCATCGTCGAACACGACGGCGATTGCTATGGCGACGCGGTCAATGTCGCTTCCCGCCTTGCCGACCGCGCGCAGACCAACGAGATCCTCGTCGCCGAAAGCGTCTTCGTCTCGTTGCCGCCGGCGCTGCAGATGGCCTGCAGCAGCCTCGACCGCATCATCATCAAGGGCAAGACCGAGCCGCTGCGGGTGTGGCGCATCGACTGGACGCGCACCGCCGAAAGCACGCTGACCGTGCCGATCGCGATGCTGGAGGCGCAAAGCCGTGGCGTCCGCCGCCTGGACCTCGACCGTCTCGACCAGCATCTGGAGCTGAGCCCCACGGATGGTCCGCTGGTGCTGGGCCGCGGCGAGGGCGCGCGCTTCGTCATCAACGATCCGCGGGTGTCGCGCCGCCACGCGCGCATCGAGTGGGCGAGCGGGCAGTGCCTGCTCACCGACTTCAGCAGCAACGGCACCTGGGTGCGTTTCGCCGGTTCGCCGGCGCCGGTCATGCTCAAGCGCGACAGCTGCATGCTGCACGGCCAGGGCGAGATCGGACTCGGCGCCACGCCGGACGATTTCACCGCGCCTACGCTCACTTTCCAGGTCATCGACGAGGCCTGA
- a CDS encoding DNA-3-methyladenine glycosylase I: MVERCGWVGQEPLYVAYHDEEWGVPVRDPRVLFEFLLLEGAQAGLSWITVLKKRARYREVFDGFDPRAIAAYDDAKKAALLADPGIIRNRAKVDAAVINARAWLALQAAGLDPVDWLWGFVGGQPLQNRRQSLAEVPASTPESDAMSKALKARGFKFVGSTICYAFMQAVGMVNDHVAGCHRYRALGGPD, encoded by the coding sequence ATGGTGGAACGCTGTGGCTGGGTCGGGCAGGAGCCCTTGTATGTCGCCTATCACGACGAGGAGTGGGGCGTGCCTGTGCGCGATCCGCGCGTGCTGTTCGAATTCCTGCTGCTCGAAGGCGCGCAGGCGGGGCTGTCGTGGATCACCGTGCTGAAAAAGCGCGCACGCTACCGCGAGGTGTTCGACGGTTTCGACCCGCGCGCCATCGCGGCCTACGACGACGCGAAGAAGGCGGCGCTGCTGGCCGATCCCGGCATCATCCGCAACCGCGCCAAGGTGGATGCCGCGGTAATCAACGCCCGTGCCTGGCTCGCGCTGCAGGCGGCGGGCCTTGATCCGGTCGACTGGCTGTGGGGTTTCGTCGGCGGTCAGCCGCTGCAGAACCGACGCCAGAGCCTGGCCGAGGTGCCGGCCTCGACCCCGGAGTCGGACGCCATGAGCAAGGCGCTGAAGGCGCGCGGCTTCAAGTTCGTCGGGTCTACGATCTGCTATGCCTTCATGCAGGCGGTGGGGATGGTGAACGACCACGTCGCCGGCTGCCACCGCTATCGCGCGCTCGGCGGACCGGACTGA
- the fghA gene encoding S-formylglutathione hydrolase encodes MNTLEQIAANRSFGGWHKRFRHRSAVLGCDMVFAVYLPPQAEDGPVPVLYWLSGLTCTDENFMQKAGAQRVAAELGIAIVAPDTSPRGADVPGDPDGGWDFGHGAGFYVNANQAPWDRHYRMYDYVVDELPALVEARFPVTTRRAISGHSMGGHGALICALKNPGRYASVSAFAPITHPADCPWGEKAFSRYLGDDRETWKAWDACELIAARPPDGERLPLMVDQGDADSFLATQLRPEQLRTACTLAGQPLTLRLQPGYDHSYYFIASFIDDHLRHHAAALRR; translated from the coding sequence ATGAACACACTCGAACAGATCGCTGCCAACCGCAGCTTCGGCGGCTGGCACAAGCGCTTCCGCCACCGCTCGGCCGTGCTCGGCTGCGACATGGTGTTCGCCGTCTACCTGCCGCCGCAGGCGGAAGACGGCCCGGTGCCGGTGCTGTACTGGCTGTCGGGGCTGACCTGCACCGACGAGAACTTCATGCAGAAGGCGGGGGCCCAGCGCGTAGCCGCCGAACTCGGCATTGCCATCGTCGCGCCGGACACCAGCCCGCGCGGCGCCGATGTGCCGGGCGACCCCGACGGCGGGTGGGACTTCGGCCACGGCGCCGGCTTCTATGTGAATGCCAACCAGGCGCCGTGGGACCGCCACTACCGCATGTACGACTACGTGGTGGACGAACTGCCGGCGCTGGTCGAAGCACGCTTTCCGGTGACGACCCGGCGTGCGATCAGCGGCCATTCGATGGGGGGCCACGGCGCGCTGATCTGTGCGCTGAAGAACCCGGGGCGCTACGCCTCGGTTTCCGCCTTCGCACCGATCACCCACCCGGCCGACTGCCCGTGGGGCGAGAAAGCCTTCTCGCGCTATCTCGGCGACGACCGCGAGACCTGGAAGGCGTGGGACGCCTGCGAACTGATCGCGGCCAGGCCCCCGGACGGCGAACGCCTGCCGCTGATGGTCGACCAGGGCGATGCCGACAGCTTCCTTGCCACCCAGCTGCGCCCGGAACAGCTGCGCACCGCGTGCACGCTCGCCGGCCAGCCGCTGACGCTGCGCCTGCAGCCGGGCTACGACCACAGCTATTACTTCATCGCCAGCTTCATCGACGACCACCTGCGCCACCACGCCGCCGCGCTGCGCCGCTGA
- a CDS encoding LysR substrate-binding domain-containing protein, translated as MSNIDSPANRWDGLEAFVAVADCGSFGGAAERLGVSTSHVSRQVARLEERLQARLFYRSTRRVSLTETGQVFLQHCRRLQDGFDEALHAVQDLGGAPKGLLRMTCAVTYGERFIVPLVNDFIERYPELRVEIELTNAMLDIVREGYDLAIRLGRLTDSSLVATRIAPRVMYLCAAPSYLARRGTPQTLAELAGHDCLLGSADTWVFQDQGREHFLRVQGNWRCNSGEAVLDAALRGFGLAQLPDYYVLEHLREGRLRALLTAYQPPHTAVWALFPQQRYLSPKVRMMVEHLRVALARRPEYA; from the coding sequence ATGAGCAATATTGATTCCCCGGCCAATCGCTGGGACGGGCTGGAGGCCTTTGTTGCGGTGGCCGACTGCGGCAGCTTTGGCGGCGCGGCCGAGCGACTTGGCGTGTCCACCTCGCACGTCAGCCGTCAGGTGGCGCGGCTGGAGGAACGCCTGCAGGCACGGCTGTTCTACCGCAGCACGCGGCGCGTCAGCCTGACCGAAACCGGGCAGGTCTTCCTGCAGCACTGCCGGCGCCTGCAGGACGGCTTCGACGAGGCGCTGCACGCGGTGCAGGATCTCGGGGGCGCGCCCAAGGGGCTGCTGCGCATGACCTGTGCGGTGACCTACGGCGAACGCTTCATCGTGCCGCTGGTAAACGACTTCATCGAACGCTATCCCGAGCTGCGGGTCGAGATCGAACTCACCAACGCGATGCTGGACATCGTGCGCGAGGGCTACGACCTTGCGATCCGCCTCGGCCGCCTCACCGACTCCAGCCTGGTCGCAACCCGCATTGCGCCGCGCGTGATGTATCTGTGCGCGGCACCGTCCTACCTCGCCCGCCGCGGCACGCCGCAGACGCTGGCCGAGCTTGCCGGGCACGACTGCCTGCTTGGCAGCGCGGATACCTGGGTGTTCCAGGACCAGGGCCGCGAGCACTTTTTGCGTGTGCAGGGCAACTGGCGCTGCAACAGCGGCGAGGCGGTGCTCGATGCCGCGCTGCGCGGATTCGGCCTCGCCCAGCTGCCGGATTATTACGTGCTCGAACATCTGCGCGAGGGTCGCCTGCGCGCGCTCCTCACCGCCTACCAGCCGCCTCATACCGCGGTGTGGGCGCTGTTTCCGCAGCAGCGCTACCTGTCGCCCAAGGTGCGGATGATGGTCGAACACCTGCGCGTGGCGCTGGCCCGGCGCCCGGAGTACGCTTGA
- a CDS encoding transglycosylase SLT domain-containing protein: MRLSSSIRLCVAAALGCGAVLAYAGAPLVADGVPAWSDEPPVVARLIEAGYRAERSVPELAAARYCAAARAGSVEGQYRLGRLYLAGRGVARQTAVAATLLGAAARGGHEGAQALLAASPLAPADALPDCLYDTASISTDERDEVVPYEVVDRFVQALPGDKRRHALLVQRLAPRFAVDPRLALAIVRTESNFDAAAVSPKNAQGLMQLIPETAERFGVRNALDPEQNLRGGLAYLRWLLKQFEGDVALAAAAYNAGEGAVARHGGVPPYAETEEYVRRVLAFYRSSRHHAPDGGLAAVPAPARG, translated from the coding sequence ATGCGCCTGTCCTCCTCGATCCGCTTGTGTGTTGCCGCCGCGCTCGGCTGCGGGGCTGTTCTGGCCTACGCAGGGGCGCCGCTCGTGGCGGATGGGGTTCCGGCGTGGTCGGACGAGCCGCCGGTGGTGGCGCGCCTGATCGAAGCCGGCTACCGCGCCGAGCGCAGCGTGCCCGAGCTGGCGGCGGCGCGGTATTGCGCGGCGGCGCGCGCCGGCAGCGTCGAAGGGCAGTACCGGCTCGGGCGGCTGTATCTGGCAGGCCGTGGTGTTGCGCGTCAGACCGCGGTGGCGGCCACGCTGCTGGGTGCTGCCGCGCGCGGCGGGCATGAAGGCGCGCAGGCGCTGCTGGCGGCGAGCCCCCTGGCGCCGGCGGATGCGCTGCCGGATTGCCTCTACGACACCGCCAGCATCAGCACCGACGAGCGCGACGAGGTGGTGCCCTACGAGGTGGTCGACCGCTTCGTGCAGGCGCTGCCGGGCGACAAGCGTCGCCATGCCCTGCTGGTGCAGCGGCTGGCGCCGCGCTTCGCGGTGGATCCGCGCCTTGCGCTCGCGATCGTCCGCACCGAATCCAATTTCGACGCCGCGGCGGTATCGCCGAAGAACGCGCAGGGCTTGATGCAGCTGATCCCGGAAACCGCCGAGCGCTTTGGCGTGCGCAATGCGCTCGATCCCGAGCAGAACCTGCGTGGCGGGCTCGCCTACCTGCGCTGGCTGCTCAAGCAGTTCGAAGGCGACGTCGCGCTGGCGGCCGCGGCCTACAACGCGGGGGAAGGCGCGGTGGCGCGCCACGGCGGCGTGCCGCCGTATGCGGAAACCGAGGAGTATGTACGCCGCGTGCTGGCGTTTTACCGTTCCAGCCGCCACCACGCGCCGGACGGCGGGCTGGCGGCGGTGCCGGCTCCTGCCCGCGGCTGA
- a CDS encoding S-(hydroxymethyl)glutathione dehydrogenase/class III alcohol dehydrogenase, which yields MIKSRAAVAWGPNQPLEITEVDVAPPKAGEVLVRIVATGVCHTDAFTLSGADPEGIFPSILGHEGGGIVEAIGEGVTSVAVGDHVIPLYTPECGKCKFCLSGKTNLCQAIRATQGKGLMPDGTSRFSKDGKPIFHYMGTSTFSEYTVLPEISVAKIQKEAPLDKVCLLGCGVTTGIGAVLNTAKVEPGATVAVFGLGGIGLSAIIGAVMAKASRIVAVDINPDKFEIARQLGATDFINPKDYDRPIQEVIVELTDGGVDYSFECIGNTNVMRSALECCHKGWGESIIIGVAGAGQEISTRPFQLVTGRVWRGSAFGGVRGRTELPSYVAKAQTGEIPLDTFITHRMGLEDINKAFDLMHEGKSIRSVIIY from the coding sequence ATGATCAAATCCCGCGCCGCCGTCGCCTGGGGCCCCAACCAGCCGCTCGAAATCACCGAGGTGGACGTCGCCCCGCCCAAGGCCGGCGAGGTGCTGGTGCGCATCGTCGCTACCGGCGTCTGTCACACCGACGCCTTCACGCTGTCCGGCGCCGATCCGGAAGGCATCTTCCCGTCCATCCTTGGCCACGAGGGTGGCGGCATCGTCGAGGCGATCGGCGAAGGCGTGACCTCGGTCGCGGTCGGCGACCACGTGATCCCGCTGTACACGCCGGAATGCGGCAAGTGCAAATTCTGCCTGTCGGGCAAGACCAACCTCTGCCAGGCGATCCGCGCAACCCAGGGCAAGGGCCTGATGCCGGACGGCACCAGCCGCTTCTCCAAGGACGGCAAGCCCATCTTCCACTACATGGGCACCTCCACCTTCTCCGAATACACCGTGCTGCCGGAAATCTCGGTCGCCAAGATCCAGAAGGAAGCGCCGCTCGACAAGGTCTGCCTGCTCGGTTGCGGCGTCACCACCGGCATCGGCGCGGTGCTCAACACCGCCAAGGTCGAACCCGGTGCCACCGTGGCGGTGTTCGGGCTGGGCGGCATCGGCCTGTCGGCGATCATCGGCGCGGTGATGGCCAAGGCCTCGCGCATCGTCGCGGTCGACATCAACCCGGACAAGTTCGAGATCGCCAGACAGCTCGGCGCCACCGATTTCATCAACCCCAAGGACTACGACCGGCCGATCCAGGAGGTCATCGTCGAACTCACCGACGGCGGCGTGGATTACTCCTTCGAGTGCATCGGCAACACCAACGTGATGCGCTCGGCGCTGGAGTGCTGCCACAAGGGCTGGGGCGAATCCATCATCATCGGCGTCGCCGGCGCCGGCCAGGAAATCTCCACCCGCCCCTTCCAGCTCGTCACCGGCAGGGTGTGGCGCGGCTCGGCCTTCGGCGGCGTGCGCGGCCGCACCGAGTTGCCCAGCTACGTGGCGAAGGCGCAGACGGGCGAGATTCCGCTCGACACCTTCATCACCCACCGCATGGGGCTGGAAGACATCAACAAGGCCTTCGACCTGATGCACGAAGGCAAGAGCATCCGCTCGGTCATCATCTACTGA
- a CDS encoding toll/interleukin-1 receptor domain-containing protein encodes MARLFVSYRREDAPGHAGRVADGLEQAFGAENVFRDVDDIAPGADFAAVIDRALAGTVAVVVVIGPNWLAPGPDGVPRLAAPDDFVRHEIELALAADKPLLPVLVSGARMPAAAALPSSIRGLAERQAIALGDLDWKRDFDRLRDALAPLLGAGEPPEARRVVLLAGVALGMAALGLWWWRRRSRPPPPEAVAAFAGEWEARVIYPWGDSHDERFELVLRGAEVHGRASFLGLPRNILGGRVDGRQIEFFTETREVRGDEPARRLRHRYRGELPYAGGLRLTLETRGGYDEMPPVSFTARRRALTAVSGAARRRGGAGGRR; translated from the coding sequence ATGGCACGTCTGTTCGTTTCCTACCGGCGCGAGGACGCCCCCGGACACGCCGGGCGGGTCGCAGACGGCCTCGAGCAGGCATTTGGCGCCGAGAACGTGTTCCGCGATGTGGATGACATCGCGCCGGGCGCGGACTTCGCCGCGGTGATCGATCGTGCGCTGGCCGGCACGGTGGCGGTGGTCGTGGTGATCGGGCCGAACTGGCTGGCGCCGGGGCCGGACGGGGTGCCGCGCCTGGCGGCGCCCGACGACTTCGTGCGGCACGAGATCGAACTGGCGCTGGCGGCCGACAAGCCGCTGTTGCCGGTGCTGGTGAGCGGCGCGCGGATGCCGGCGGCGGCGGCCCTGCCGAGTTCGATCCGCGGGCTCGCCGAGCGCCAGGCGATTGCGCTCGGCGACCTCGACTGGAAACGCGATTTCGACCGCCTGCGCGACGCGCTGGCGCCGCTGCTCGGTGCCGGCGAACCGCCCGAGGCGCGGCGCGTGGTGCTGCTGGCCGGGGTGGCGCTGGGAATGGCGGCACTGGGGCTATGGTGGTGGCGGCGCCGTTCGCGTCCGCCTCCGCCGGAAGCGGTCGCCGCGTTTGCGGGCGAGTGGGAGGCGCGCGTGATCTATCCGTGGGGCGACAGCCACGATGAGCGCTTCGAACTGGTGCTGCGCGGTGCCGAGGTGCACGGACGGGCGAGCTTTCTGGGCTTGCCGCGCAATATCCTGGGCGGCCGGGTGGACGGCCGGCAGATCGAGTTTTTCACCGAAACCCGCGAGGTGCGCGGTGACGAACCCGCCCGCAGGCTACGCCATCGCTACCGCGGCGAACTGCCGTACGCGGGCGGCCTGCGCCTGACGCTGGAAACCCGCGGCGGCTACGACGAAATGCCGCCGGTCAGCTTTACCGCGCGCCGTCGGGCCCTGACTGCGGTCAGCGGCGCAGCGCGGCGGCGTGGTGGCGCAGGTGGTCGTCGATGA
- a CDS encoding EF-hand domain-containing protein produces the protein MTSAIGSSTSSYTAWATTSAPRRPDPAAMAENLFSALDTSGQGYLQQTDFESAFSQLGIDDSDAASAEELFSALDADADGKLTQDELSSSMQKLADQLDSQFHQMRMSAGGMPPPPPPGAGEDQGFTQDELESMASEIGSTDSKRSSLMNSIASNFEAADADGDGRVTASEARAYEESTHTTGTATASTGSENLLMKRIMQLAAAYGDNASGTLSAQVSVTA, from the coding sequence ATGACCAGCGCCATTGGCAGCAGCACCTCGAGCTACACCGCGTGGGCCACCACCAGCGCCCCCCGCCGCCCCGACCCCGCCGCGATGGCGGAAAACCTGTTCTCGGCGCTCGACACCTCGGGCCAGGGCTACCTGCAGCAGACCGACTTCGAAAGCGCGTTCAGCCAGCTCGGCATCGACGACAGCGACGCTGCGAGCGCCGAGGAACTGTTCAGCGCGCTGGATGCCGACGCGGACGGCAAGCTCACGCAGGACGAGTTGTCGTCGAGCATGCAGAAGCTGGCCGACCAGCTCGACAGCCAGTTTCACCAGATGCGGATGAGCGCGGGCGGCATGCCGCCGCCCCCGCCACCGGGCGCTGGCGAAGACCAGGGCTTCACCCAGGATGAACTCGAAAGCATGGCGAGCGAAATCGGCTCGACCGACAGCAAACGCTCCAGCCTGATGAACAGCATCGCCAGCAACTTCGAGGCTGCCGATGCCGATGGCGATGGCCGCGTCACCGCGAGCGAGGCCCGCGCCTACGAGGAGAGCACTCACACCACTGGCACCGCCACCGCCTCCACCGGCAGCGAGAACCTCCTGATGAAACGCATCATGCAGTTGGCCGCCGCATATGGCGATAACGCAAGCGGTACGCTCAGCGCACAGGTGTCCGTCACCGCCTGA
- a CDS encoding ATP-binding protein produces MRVLRRLRPLLPDSLFGRLFGMVVVAVLASHLVTTLLFLLVIDDRHFAPPPPPRMAPLAPTPDGTLPLPRPRHDGPRLPPPFGLWLGLATQIAALTLAAWYGARLLARPIQQLADAAERLGDNLNSPPIDERGPREARLAARVFNRMQDRIRAQLEERDRFLAAVSHDLRTPLTRMKLRVETLAASGEGEAHRRLREDIGEMASMLDATLNYLRGEAHSEAWQRLDIQALVDSVAEDAREKGGEVAVSGSAQAIEGLPHALRRCLDNLVDNAVRYGERATITLCDSPTALLIEIRDAGPGIPENRLAQVMEPFVRLEPSRNRDSGGVGLGLSIARDTARRNGGELSLRNAPSGGLVARLTLPRREA; encoded by the coding sequence ATGCGGGTACTCCGCCGGCTGCGCCCGCTGCTGCCGGATTCGCTGTTCGGCCGCCTGTTCGGCATGGTGGTGGTGGCGGTGCTCGCCAGCCACCTGGTCACCACGCTGCTGTTCCTGCTGGTGATCGACGATCGCCACTTCGCCCCCCCGCCGCCGCCGCGCATGGCCCCGCTGGCGCCGACACCGGACGGCACGCTGCCGCTCCCGCGGCCACGCCACGATGGGCCGCGGCTGCCGCCGCCGTTCGGGCTGTGGCTGGGGCTTGCAACCCAGATCGCGGCGCTGACGCTCGCCGCGTGGTATGGCGCCCGCCTGCTCGCGCGCCCCATCCAGCAACTGGCCGACGCCGCCGAGCGCCTCGGCGACAACCTCAACAGCCCGCCGATCGACGAGCGCGGCCCGCGCGAGGCGCGGCTCGCCGCGCGCGTGTTCAACCGCATGCAGGACCGCATCCGCGCCCAGCTGGAAGAACGCGATCGCTTCCTGGCCGCGGTATCGCACGACCTGCGCACCCCGCTGACACGCATGAAGCTGCGCGTGGAAACCCTCGCCGCGAGCGGCGAGGGCGAAGCCCACCGGCGCCTGCGCGAGGACATCGGCGAGATGGCGAGCATGCTCGACGCGACACTGAACTACCTGCGCGGCGAGGCGCACAGCGAAGCCTGGCAACGGCTGGACATCCAGGCGCTGGTCGACTCGGTGGCGGAGGATGCACGCGAAAAGGGCGGTGAAGTCGCGGTGAGCGGCAGCGCGCAAGCGATCGAAGGGCTGCCGCATGCCCTGCGCCGCTGCCTCGACAATCTGGTGGACAACGCCGTGCGCTACGGCGAGCGGGCGACGATCACGCTGTGCGACAGCCCGACCGCGCTGCTCATCGAAATCCGCGACGCCGGACCCGGCATTCCGGAAAACCGCCTCGCCCAGGTGATGGAGCCCTTCGTGCGGCTGGAGCCTTCGCGCAATCGCGATTCGGGCGGCGTCGGCCTCGGGCTGTCGATCGCGCGCGATACGGCACGGCGCAACGGCGGCGAACTCAGCCTGCGCAATGCGCCCAGCGGCGGGCTCGTGGCCCGCCTGACGCTGCCGCGGCGCGAGGCCTGA
- a CDS encoding Hsp70 family protein produces MNAHPARACGIDFGTSNSTVGWLCPGQPALLTLEDGKPTLPSAVFFNADEDSTCYGRAALGEYLEGYEGRLMRALKSLLGSSLIDGHTEVHGRALAFRELLAQFIGELKKRAEAQAGRSFEQAVFGRPVHFVDDDEAADRRAQDTLEDIARRIGFKEVSFQFEPIGAALHYELGLDREELVLIADIGGGTADFSLVRLSPERARNTERHEDLLGNAGVHIGGTDFDRALSLECVMPLLGYRGKMKNGADIPSSLFFQLATWHTINSAYTRQAWSDLQNIYRDATARTELDRLSRLVNNREGHWLALQVEQAKIDLSAAPVAHMVLDRLEQGLRHDIGAEDFTLATRNLVERVAATVDGLLRDAGVARDQVDSIYFTGGASGVPQLRARIAAELPQARAVEGDLYGSIGAGLAVEAARRYG; encoded by the coding sequence ATGAACGCCCACCCCGCCCGCGCCTGCGGAATCGACTTCGGCACATCGAACTCCACCGTCGGCTGGTTGTGTCCCGGCCAGCCCGCGCTGCTGACGCTGGAAGACGGCAAGCCGACGCTGCCCTCGGCGGTGTTCTTCAACGCCGACGAAGACAGCACCTGCTACGGCCGCGCCGCGCTCGGCGAATACCTCGAAGGCTACGAAGGCCGGTTGATGCGCGCGCTCAAGAGCCTGCTCGGCAGCAGCCTGATCGACGGCCACACCGAGGTGCACGGCCGCGCGCTGGCCTTCCGCGAACTGCTCGCCCAGTTCATCGGCGAACTCAAGAAGCGCGCCGAAGCCCAGGCCGGCCGCAGCTTCGAGCAGGCGGTGTTCGGCCGCCCGGTGCATTTCGTCGACGACGATGAGGCCGCCGACCGCCGCGCCCAGGACACGCTGGAAGACATCGCCCGCCGCATCGGCTTCAAGGAAGTGAGCTTCCAGTTCGAGCCGATCGGCGCCGCGCTGCACTACGAACTGGGGCTGGACCGCGAAGAACTGGTGCTGATCGCCGACATCGGCGGCGGCACCGCCGACTTCTCGCTGGTACGGCTGTCGCCGGAACGCGCGCGCAACACCGAACGCCACGAAGACCTGCTCGGCAACGCCGGCGTGCATATCGGCGGTACCGACTTCGACCGCGCACTGAGCCTGGAATGCGTGATGCCGCTGCTCGGCTACCGCGGCAAGATGAAGAACGGCGCCGACATTCCGTCCAGCCTGTTCTTCCAGCTCGCCACCTGGCACACCATCAACAGCGCCTACACCCGCCAGGCCTGGAGCGACCTGCAGAACATCTACCGCGACGCCACCGCGCGCACCGAACTCGACCGCCTCTCGAGGCTGGTGAACAACCGCGAAGGCCACTGGCTGGCGCTGCAGGTGGAACAGGCGAAGATCGACCTCTCCGCCGCGCCGGTCGCCCACATGGTGCTCGACCGCCTGGAGCAAGGCCTGCGCCACGACATCGGCGCCGAGGACTTCACCCTCGCCACCCGCAACCTGGTCGAACGCGTGGCCGCCACGGTGGATGGCCTGCTGCGCGACGCCGGCGTCGCGCGCGACCAGGTGGACAGCATCTATTTCACCGGCGGCGCCAGCGGCGTGCCGCAACTGCGCGCCCGCATCGCGGCCGAACTGCCGCAGGCGCGCGCGGTGGAGGGCGATCTCTACGGCAGCATCGGCGCCGGGCTGGCGGTGGAAGCGGCGCGCCGCTACGGCTAA
- the gcvA gene encoding transcriptional regulator GcvA: MPARLPPLTALRAFEAAARHLSFKRAAEELAVTPTAISHQIRGLEEVLGVALFRRLPRALELTAAGEAMRPKIAEGLDCFVAAVERVREVGRHAAGRVDVVAPPSFASRWLVPRLHRFYAAWPGVELHLASALGAIDGASEREGGGQEMRGRRQQLWIRFGAGRYPGFRSELLLRPVYTPVCSPRLLQAKLPLRQPADLRYHHLIHDDTIGEGHQRATWADWLAAAGVPDADRIPGLHFADPGLAIAAAADGLGVALVPKPMVTAELADGRLAAPFEQGLVARLAYYLVMPPALAETPAVAAFRDWLLQEAGTDAGAVAEPG; the protein is encoded by the coding sequence ATGCCCGCCCGACTTCCGCCCCTGACCGCCCTGCGCGCTTTCGAAGCCGCGGCACGCCATCTCAGTTTCAAGCGCGCGGCCGAGGAACTGGCGGTCACGCCGACGGCGATCAGCCACCAGATCCGCGGGCTGGAAGAAGTGCTCGGCGTCGCCCTGTTCCGCCGCCTGCCGCGCGCGCTCGAACTGACCGCGGCCGGTGAGGCGATGCGCCCCAAGATCGCCGAAGGGCTGGACTGCTTCGTCGCCGCGGTGGAGCGCGTGCGCGAGGTGGGCCGCCATGCGGCGGGACGGGTGGACGTGGTGGCGCCGCCGTCCTTCGCCTCGCGCTGGCTGGTCCCGCGCCTGCATCGCTTTTACGCGGCGTGGCCCGGTGTGGAGTTGCATCTGGCGAGTGCGCTCGGGGCGATCGACGGCGCGAGCGAGCGCGAAGGCGGGGGGCAGGAGATGCGCGGCCGCCGCCAGCAACTGTGGATACGGTTCGGAGCGGGGCGCTATCCCGGTTTTCGCAGCGAACTGCTGCTGCGCCCTGTATACACCCCGGTGTGCAGCCCGCGCCTGCTCCAGGCCAAGCTACCGCTGCGCCAGCCCGCGGACCTGCGCTATCACCATCTGATTCACGACGACACGATCGGCGAAGGCCATCAGCGCGCCACCTGGGCCGACTGGCTGGCCGCGGCGGGCGTGCCCGACGCTGACCGGATTCCGGGCCTGCATTTCGCCGACCCCGGGCTGGCGATCGCCGCCGCCGCGGACGGCCTCGGGGTGGCGCTGGTGCCCAAGCCGATGGTCACGGCGGAGTTGGCCGACGGCCGCCTCGCGGCGCCGTTCGAGCAGGGGCTGGTGGCGCGCCTCGCCTACTATCTGGTCATGCCGCCGGCGTTGGCCGAAACTCCGGCGGTGGCGGCGTTTCGCGACTGGTTGCTGCAGGAAGCGGGCACCGACGCGGGGGCGGTGGCCGAACCCGGTTAG